A stretch of DNA from Dehalobacterium formicoaceticum:
GCATTAGTTTTTCCTTGGAGATAGAGATAAATGATCAGACCTAGTCCCCCCAAAGAGATCAATAAGCGAAAATTACTGATTCTTTGGCCGGTTTTCTCCAGTTCCCGGATGCGGGCGGTGTATTGGTCAATCTTTTTACGATAGAGTTCCTGTGGCTGTAACAATCATTCCACACTCCTTATTCTGAATGTTGTGCGACCTGGTAGCTAATATCAATATCAATACCAATATCAAATCTAATAATAATACATCTTACCCCCCGGATTCAAGTGATGAGCCGGATAACTTTTCAGAGGATGACCAAAACCCTGTCAACCTGTGTCAGGTTTCTGTTAAATAATGACTAAAAACTGACCAAAATTTGACACGGATCTATGTGAAATCTATTAAGGCTTCATCCCAGCGCCGCCATAGGAGTGACGCAAGACGATTTAACTAAGTTTATCAAATGTTGGCACGATAATTGCTAAATATAATGTGTAAATGTGAAAGTGATTTTAAGAACAAGGGAGGGATAAAAATGAAAAAGCTGGATGTTCCGATGGTTTCTTTTTATGCCGTCTGTTACTTTCTTTTTACCATTTTAGCCATTGTTGGCCTTTAAATTTGGTTATTAGTTTAAGTTAAGCAGTCAGTCCATTTCTTTATCCCCATTATCTTTTTTATTGTCATAAACAAAAAATAAAAAAAGAAATGAGGTGTTCAGGTGCCCCAAGTATATTACGCGTTTAGGGCAATTTTTAAAATGGCCTGTTATTAAGCCAAACGGTTTCCATCAGAATGATCTGAAATATGATCTGAAATGAAACCATGGCTTATTTTTTTGCTTTTTTTGATTCACTGCAAAACCAGGTTTTCTAATGTTTGCATTTATGGAAGCAATTATGCTATGATGCTATTATCTTATCAGTAATCAATTAAATGGTCATGGAATGAATTCAAATCAAATGAAATAAATGGGGACAGGAATTTGTTGAATAAAAGAATTCTTACCGTAAGTGAGCTTAATACTTACGTGAAATATAAAATTGAAGATGATGTTCTGCTCAGCAACCTTTGGACCAAAGGGGAGATCTCCAATTATAAGGCCCACTCTTCGGGACATCGTTATTTCGTTTTAAAAGATCAAACCAGCTCTGTACGTTGTGTCATGTTTCGCAGCCGGGCGGCTGCTTTAAAATTTGAGCCTGAACAGGGGATCAGTGTTTTGCTGCGAGGTTATTTGTCTGTCTATGAACGGGACGGCAATTATCAGATTTATGTGGAGGAAATGCAGCCGGAAGGAGTGGGTGCCCTGCACCTGGCTTTTGAGCAGCTGAAAGCCAAACTGGCAAAGGAAGGGCTTTTTGATGATCAACACAAAAAACCGCTCCCTTTTCTGCCTCGGAAAATCGGTGTGGTGACATCACCCACAGGCGCGGTATGGCAAGACATTCAAAAAGTAGCTTTGGCTCGCTTTCCTAATATTCATATTGTCTTGGCCCCGGCAGCCGTTCAGGGGGAAAGTGCGGCCGGGGAAATTGTCCGTGGCATTCAGGTTCTAAATCAAGTCAAGGAGCTGGATGTGATCATTGTTGGCCGGGGCGGCGGTTCTTTAGAAGATTTATGGGCTTTCAATATGGAGGAAGTGGCGCGGGCGATTTTTCATTCTCAGGTACCGGTTATTTCCGCCGTGGGCCATCAGACGGACTTTACCATCGCTGATTTCGTCGCCGATCAGAGTGCGGCTACTCCTTCGGCAGCTGCGGAAATGGCTGTACCGGTGAAAAGAGACTTATTAAAGACTATATCTCTGTGGCAGAGCAAAATGGAAAAGGCCGCAGCTTCGACCCTGACTTTAGGACGGCAGCGCTTGGCTTATATGGGACAAAGAACTGTGCTTCATAATCCGGAAAGGCTCCTCCAGGGAAAAGAGCAGTATCTGGACACCTTAAAGCTGACTTTGGAAAGAGAAATACAGGATAAAATGAAAGACCTGAAAAACAGATATCAGTTGTTGGCGGAAAAAATGGATATGCTCAGTCCCTTAACCACCTTATCCCGGGGATATGCTGTCTGCTTGAAGGATGCAAAAGTTATTACTTCCGAAGCGGAGGTGGCCGAGGGGGATCTGGTCCAGGTGGTTTTAGCCCAAGGGAATATCCATTGTCAGGTGCAATCGAAAGAAAAAGGTGGGATCTTTGATGGTCGCGAAAAAAATAACATTTGAAGAAGCATTGGAAAAATTAGAATTAAATGTGAAATCCTTAGAATCAGGTGACCTTCCTTTAAATGAAGTTTTGAAATTATTTGAAGAAGGAGTCGGCCTGGTGCAGACCTGTTATCAAAAACTCAATGAGGCCGAGCAAAAGATCCAGGTGCTTTCCAAGAGTTTAAAAGAAAGGCAGCAGGAAGAGTCAGAAGAGAGTGAAGAGGAGAACCAGGAAAGTGAATATTGATTTGTATCTGAAAGAAAAGGCAAATTTAATTAATCAGGAACTGGATCGCTTATTGCCGGAAGCAGAATTAAAACCTCAGGTGCTCCATCAAGCCATGCGCTATAGTATTTTTGCCGGGGGGAAAAGATTGCGTCCCGTTCTTTTTCTGGCAACCCTGGATGCGCTTGAAGAACCGTCCGAACCTTATCTGCCCTTTGCCTGCGCCTTGGAATTGATCCATACTTACTCCTTGATTCATGATGATTTGCCGGCCATGGATAACGATGATCTCAGGCGTGGCTTACCGACCAGCCATAAAAAATTCGGTGAAGCTCAGGCCATTTTAGCCGGTGATGCTTTGCTTACCTATGCCTTTAAGCTGATGGTGAGCCCCAAGGAAAAGGGTGCGTCTCCGGAAAAATTGTTGACCGCCATTGATGAAGTGACAGATGGTGCCGGCTTAAAAGGCATGATTGTGGGCCAGGTGCTGGATATCGAGGCCGAAAATAAAGAAATTGGTCTGGATGAATTACAAACCATTCACCGCAACAAAACTGGGGCCCTCTTTGCAGCATCTATTCGTTCCGCCGCTGTTTTAGCCGGTTGTAATCCTGAAATGTTAGAAAAATTAACCGGCTATGCCGAAAACTTCGGCCTGGCTTTTCAGATCACAGATGATATCCTGGATGTGATTGGGGATACCGCAAAAATGGGCAAACCAACAGGCAGTGATCAGGAACAAAAGAAAATTACTTATCCTTCCTTTCTGGGCTTGGAACGCTCCCAAGAGTTGGCCAGGGAGTCGGTTGAAAAGGCAGTGCAATATTTGATAGAGCTGCCTGCCGGTGCAGATCCGCTCCGCGCCCTTGCGCGGCAGGTGATCGATCGGGAGAACTAGATGATTCAAGAGAACCAGATAATTGATGATTGAAAGCGTGGAAATAAGAAATCACCTTTCAATCTTTATAAATTATCTTAATTTGTGCTATAATACGGTATATAACCCTCAAATGTTTCTTGTTCTAAAGAAACAACACATGATATAATATGAACAGTAACGGGTGATGCAGTATTCTAGTCAGTAAAGTTTGACTTTGAAAACGGGCCTAAAAATCCGTTAAGGGCATATCGATGAAGTTCCTGGCGTTGGCTTTCGACGCCCAGTCGGGGGTCGGTGCTGGGGGTTAAGGATGTGGGGCGATCTGCAATGGCATGTAGGCGTTGACCCCGCTTCCGTGGAGACCCAAGTGCGTGGGAAATTATTCTTGGTCGAATAAGGCACTATGGCTTGGGATGAACCTGCATTCGGTGAAATCTGGGTGCAGTGTAGCCTGCCTTGAGTGGTGGTGGTGGATTTTGCAATCCCGGACCAATATTTAAGACCATATAATATTGGGAAGATAGGGACTGAAACCATCTCTGCAAAAGAGGCTAGAAGTCAAAGGGAGCTGTTGGGGAAAACTCCTAGACTGTTTACGCACGTGAGGTCTTTTAAGGATTAAAGTGCTGACTAAGTGGTAATCTGGCCCTGTAGTGGTGACGCTGCAGATTGATGCATAAAGGGAAACCGCCAAATTGGTGACAATTGGGAGCGATCAATGGGAAAGCCTGCCAGACCTAAGCAGCAATGTTTACTTAAGGGACTATCACCTGAATATTTCTTTTTTACTGGTATAGTTGGTTCAATATAGTATGGAGTGAAATTTTTGGGTAATAATAAAAGTAATAAAAAAGAAAGTACTGTGAAGCATGCCCTTGTGGTAGCTTTAGGTACTTTTTTATCGCCATTGTGATCAGCAGTTATTCTCAGCTCTTTCTGGAACGTGTCAGCTCAATGATTTTTGCCTTTGCTCTTTTATTAGCTATTATTTTAGTGGGCATTATTTTTGATATTGTGGGCACGGCGGCTACGGCAGCCACAGAAGCTCCTTTTCATGCCCGGGCATCCCGCAAGCTGCCGGGGGCAAAGAATTCCATTTGGCTCGTAAGAAATGCTGATAAGGTTGCCAATTTCTGCAACGATGTGGTGGGGGATATCTGCGGTACGGTGAGTGGTTCCGTCGGCGCCATTATTGCGGTCAGCCTTGCTCCAACTTTCCGAAGTGTTGAGGATTGGATCGTAGGTACGGCAATGATCGGCATTGTCTCTTCCCTGACAGTAGGCGGCAAGGCCTTGGGAAAAAACATGGCGATCCGCGGAGCGGATAAAATTATCCTGATCGTGGGACAGATGATGTCCTTGTTTCAAAAAAAGCCTAAGAGGCCTAACCAAACAGCGAAAAGGCAAGGAAAGGGAAATTAAAGCATGAGGCCTTTGGAAAATATCGAAGACGTCAAAGATATCAAGCATTTGTCCAATCAAGAATTAGAAGAATTAGCAGCAGATATTCGTGCTTTTATGATTGACCATGTCAGCCGCACCGGAGGACATTTAGCGCCAAGTCTTGGTGTTGTGGAGCTAACTCTGGTTTTGCATCAAATCTATGATTCTCCAAAAGATAAAATTATCTGGGACGTAGGACATCAGTCCTATTGTCATAAAATCATTACCGGCAGAAAATGCCGGTTTACTTCGTTGAGGCAGTATAAAGGATTAAGCGGATTTCCCAAAACCTTTGAAAGCGAACATGACTGTTTCAATACCGGCCACAGCAGCACTTCCATTTCTGCTGCCCTGGGTATGGCCATAGCAAGGGATCTCAAGGGAGAAAACCATAAAGTGATCGCCGTGATCGGGGACGGCGCCCTCACCGGTGGGATGGCTTTTGAGGCTTTAAATCATGGGGGAGATTTGCATACCGACCTGATTGTAGTACTGAATGATAATGAAATGTCCATTGCTCCTAACGTAGGTGCCATGTCCGGCTACCTAAGCCGCATGAGGACAGACCCCCGCTATGAGAGAGGAAAGGAAGAGCTTGAACAATTATTAAACAAAATTCCCAAAGTCGGACCCATGGTGGCCAAGACGGTGGAGCGGTTTAAAGATAGTCTCAAATACTTTGTCGTATCCGGCATGCTGTTCGAGGATATGGGGTTTACATATCTCGGTCCTATTGACGGCCATAATATCGGGGCCATGAAAACCGTTTTTTCCAACGCCAACCAGTTGAAAGGGCCGGTTTTGGTTCATGTGGTTACCAAAAAAGGCAAGGGCTATCCGCCGGCAGAGGCCAATCCGGATATTTTTCACGGGGTAGGTCCTTTTGATCCGGCCACCGGAAAGGTGTTCCAAAAAGAAGGCCCGCCTGCTTATACCAAAATATTTGGTGAGACCTTGATGGATTTGGCTAAGAACCAAGATAATATAGTGGCGATTACAGCCGCCATGCCCGGCGGCACTGGACTGGATAAGTTCTCCAAGAAATATCCTCAACGCTTTTTTGATGTGGGCATTGCCGAACAGCATGCGGTAACTTTTTCCGCCGGACTGGCTGCCCAGGGATTCCATCCTGTGGTGGCGATTTATGCTTCGTTTTTGCAAAGAGCATATGATCAGGTGCTCCATGATGTGGCTATGCAAAATTTACCGGTGACTTTTGCTCTGGACCGAGCCGGATTAGTAGGAGAAGACGGGGAAACTCATCATGGGATTTTTGATATTTCTATGCTGCGCCATATGCCCCGCTTGGTGATGATGGCGCCCAAAGATGAAAACGAACTGCGGGGCATGTTAGCCTGGGCGGTAAAATACCAGGGTCCTACCGTGCTTCGTTATCCCAGGGGAGCAGGTCAGGGAGTTGAAATCACTGAAGCTTATCCGGTGATCCAATTGGGGCAAGGTGAGGTTGTTCTAGAAGGTCATGATCTCACCATGATCCCGGTTGGCCCCATGGTTTATACGGCTCTTCAGGCGGCGGAACAGTTAAAGGAGCAGGGGATCAGTGCTGCGGTACTGAATCCCCGGTTTATCAAACCCCTTGATCATGAATTAATTGTGGAATATGCCAAAAAGACAAAACGCATCGTTACTATCGAAGAACATGTGCTGGCCGGTGGTTTTGGCAGTGCCTGCCTGGAATTATTAAATCTGGAAAACACAGGGGCCGAAATTTTCAATATCGGGCTGCCGGATGCTTTTATCGAACAGGGATCTCCCGCTCAGCTGCGGCAGGCTCATGATTTAACTGCCTCCGCCATCGCAGAAGGCGTGCTGAAAAAATGGACTTTCCCGGAGAAGCGAAAGAGGCCGGAAATAAGAGGTAAGGCATGAAAAAAGACAGGTTGGACAATATTCTCACGGAGCAAGGCTTCTTTCCCAGCCGGGAAAGAGCCAAGTCGGCCATTATGGCCGGTATTGTGCTGGTCAATGGGGAAAAAATTGATAAAGCGGGAACAAAAGTGGCGGTAGATGCTGAAATCAAAATATTGGGGAACCACTTACCCTATGTCAGCCGGGGCGGATTAAAACTGGCCAAGGCCGTCGAAGCATTTTCCCTGGATTTAAAGGACCTGATTATCCTGGATATCGGGGCCTCCACGGGAGGTTTTACGGATTGTGCTTTGCAGCAGGGCGCCCAAAAGGTTTATGCCGTGGATGTGGGCTATGGTCAATTGGATTGGAAGTTACGCCAGGACAGCCGGGTGATTGTCCTGGAACGTACCAATGCCCGCTATCTTACCTCCGAGCAAATTCCGGAAGCTGTGGATCTGGTGACTATTGATGCCTCCTTTATTTCTTTGGATAAAATTCTTCCCGTGATTAAAAATTTTCTCAAGCCGGAAGGCAGTATCGTGGCCTTGATTAAACCCCAATTTGAAGCCGGCCGGGATAAAGTGGGGAAAAAAGGTGTGGTGCGGGATCCCAAAACCCATCAAGAGGTCATCTCTCATGTACTGGAAGCCAGCGAAACCCATGATCTGTATCCCTGGGGACTGACTTTTTCACCGATTACCGGTCCTGAAGGAAATATTGAATACCTGGTTTTCTTAAAACGAATTCCTGCCCCAGCTTTCCAGACTGAAAGCATGGATGAAAAAATAAGAGCAGAAATGGTTGAAAATTTGGTCAAAGATGCCTTTCATCAATTAAAAGGGAAAGGAAAAATTTAGAATATAAGCCTTTTAAGGCTTTTTTCTTTATACTTTCAGAAAGTATAACTTTTAATTAAAAGGTTGAAAGTATAAGTGCAACTAAGGCTTCCGCTAAGCCTTCGGCTTGGCGTAAGCCAAGTTTTCTATATTTCAAGTTGCATAAATGCTGATAATTGATTAAAATTTATGCATAAACAGAGTTCTTTGCGTCAGGCGGAGTTTTTAACTCCATCTGAAGCGTAGAAATCGTTATCCAGGAACTTAGTGCCACTTATCTCACCGCAAGAAGCGGGGTTGTGGCAGTTAGTTATCGGATAAGCTGGATAGAGTGGAGCGAAGAAAATGAAATCAGTCGGCTTGGTCGTTAATATGACAAAAAAGAATGCCTCCCATGTTGCGGGTCAAATTGTTACCTGGTTACAAGAGCATAATATTTCGGCATATGAGCACGAAAGCCAGTATTGCAGTATTTCCAAGGATGTTTTGGCTGAAACAGCGCAGAAATTTAACGGGTTGGATGCGGTAATTGTTTTGGGCGGGGATGGTACCCTCTTAAACAGTGCCCGGCTGGTAGCACCCCATCAAATCCCCATTTTAGGCATCAATATGGGCAATATGGGTTTTTTAACGGAAGTGGATTTGGAGCATCTTTTTGAATCCCTGGAAAGGTTGGTCAAAGGAGAATATTCCTTGGAAGAGCGGATGATGCTGCACTGTGAACTAAAAAGGTCAGACAAGATCATTCAGGAATTTATTGCTCTAAACGATGTAGTGGTGGCAAAAGGATCCTTTTCCCGGATGATTTTGTTGGATGCCTTTGTTAATGACCAATATTTGGATACCTATTCCGCCGACGGCATTATTGTTTCCACGCCTACCGGTTCCACCGCCTATTCCTTGTCGGCCGGAGGCCCGATTGTGTTTCCGGAAATCGAATTGATGCTGATGACCCCAATTTGTCCTCATACCCTGTTTTCCCGTCCCATGGTGATTGGAGCCAACAATCAAATTCATCTGGTTTTAAATACCGATTCCGAGGATGTCATGCTAACCATTGACGGTCAAAACGGATATCGATTGGAACAAGGGGATGAGGTTATTGTGCAAAAATCTCCCCTCCATACCAGGCTGGTACGCTTGAACAGCAAATCATTCGCTGATGTGCTTCGGGCAAAACTGCGGGAAAGCGGTGGTTATCATAAAGAACCAAACTGTTAAATCCGCCGTGGAGTGGTCTCACCAATTTCTGGCTCAAGTGCTTGGACCAGGTTCTTTAGTGATTGATGCTACGGCAGGTAACGGCAGGGATACCCTCTTTTTGGCAGGTTTAGTAGGAAGGTCAGGCAAGGTTTATGCCTTTGATATTCAGGAAGAAGCCATTATGAAAACCAGGAAACTTCTTGATGATGCCGGGATGGAAAAACAAGTCTGCCTGTTCCATCAAAGCCATGAAAGGATGGATGAAGTAATTGGGGAAAAGGTAGATGCGATCTTGTTTAATTTAGGTTATCTGCCCGGAGGAGATACCCGGATTATTACCACCGCCGGGACAACCCTGGGTGCTTTAAAAAAAGCTGCTCTGCTGTTAAAGGATTATGGTCTTTTGGTACTGGTAGTCTATTGGGGGCATCCGGGGGGTCCGGCGGAAAGAGATGCAGTAGAGGGATGGGCAGCAGATTTATCCCCCAAAGAATGGGATGTAATGAAAATTTCCTTTCCCAATCATCATTTGGCTCCGTTTGTCATGATCATGCAAAAGAAGTCAGGGGAGGCATCTATACAATGAAAGCAGCGCGTCAACGAAAGATTCAGGAAATCATTGAACATGAAAATATTGAAACCCAGGGGGAACTGACGGAAAAATTAAAAGAACTGGGGTTTTCCGTAACCCAGGCAACTGTTTCCCGGGATATTAAGGAACTAGGTTTCTTAAAAGTTCCCACCGGCTTAAACAGCGGAAAATACAGCATCCATAGGCAAGCACCCAACCTTCATATCCTGGAAAGAACCAGAAGATTGTTCAGAGACAGCATCACCGATATGGATTTCAGTGAAAATATTATTGTGCTGCACACCCTGCCCGGAGCAGCCCAGGCTATTGGTTCCTGCGTTGATCATTTGGACTGGCAGGAAATTATCGGCAGCGTCGCCGGGGATGATACTGTTATTGTCGTGATCAAACCTCAGGATCAGGTAGGTGCGATTTTGAAAAAATTACAAGCATTGCTGGACTAAAGAGGATCAGAGAAAAATTGAGGGAGATCTTTACATGTTAAAAGAATTATATGTGGAGAATTTTGGACTCATTGAACAATCTACGATTCATTTTCTTCCGGGGTTTAACGTTTTAACCGGTGAGACAGGAGCCGGCAAATCATTAATCGTCGATGCCTTAGGTCTGATCATCGGCGGCAGGGGCTCCCAGGATTTTATTCGTTCCGGTGCCGATAAATTAGTACTTCAGGGTACATTTGAAGGTTCTTTCTCCCAGGACTTAAAGAACCTCTTGCTGGAGGCTGGATTCTCCTGGGAAGATGATACCTTGATTATCATGAGGGAGCTTGCCCGATCCGGCAAAAACACCTGTCGCATTAATTGCCGCACTGTTCCCCTCTCCTTTATGAAAGAGGTGGGCAAAAAATTGGTCAACATTCATGGTCAGCATGAACATGTGAGCCTCTTGGAAGAAGAAACCCAATTACTTCTCCTAGATCATTACGGTGGGCAGGAAGTTTTATCCTGGAAAGAAAAAGCCGGGGCAGCATATGCAAGAATTAAGGATTTGCGCCGGCAAAAAGAAAAATGGCAGGCGAAAACAGCGGGTGCGGCCCAAAAAGAAGATGATTTAAAATTCCTCATGGCTGAAATTGAACAGGCGGATTTAACCTTGGGTGAGGATGAGCAGCTGGAAAAAGAAAGAAAAATGCTGCAGCATAGTGAAAAAATCTCCATGGACAGTAAAATGGCTTATGAGAAACTGTATGGAGGCCGGGAAAAGGGTGCTGGGGATTTAATTAATGAAAGTGTGCAATTATTCCAGGAGATCGCTCTTTTAGATGAGCAGGCTGCAGGAATTTTCGAAAAATTAAATGACTTGAATTTCACACTTGAAGATCTGGTCCGAGAAATCGCTGATTACGCTGGGAACGTTTACAGCAACCCGGAACGATTGGATGAAATTGAACTGAGACTGCTCTTAATCAATAAGCTGAAGAAAAAATATGGGGCGACCATTCAAGACATCCTTACATATTATCGGGAAGCAGAGGAAGAATTAGCTGCCTTGGCCGAGGAGGAAACGGATTTTAAAGAAATTGATGCTTCCTTACATCAAGCGGAGGAATCATATCAGCATATTTGCAGCCATCTTTCACAATTAAGACATGAGGCAGGACAGGCCCTCTCCCAGGCTGTGACAGAGGAATTACATCAACTGCATATGAAGTCCGCGCAATTTTCCGTTTTCGTTACAGAAGCAGATGATGGACGGACAGGTAAAGATAAGGTGGCTTTTTTGGTCAGTCCCAATGTGGGAGAGGAAATGAAACCGGTGATCAAAATTGCCTCCGGCGGAGAATTATCCCGGATTATGTTGGGGCTCAAGGTGATCTTAAGCCAATTGGATCAAATCCCCACCTTGATCTTTGACGAAATTGACAGTGGCCTGGGGGAAAAGCAGTTTATAATGTGGCGGAAAAGTTAAAAACCATCGCCCGGTCTTGTCAGGTTATTTCCGTCACCCACGCGCCGGTGATTGCCGCTTTTGCAGATCAACATTTAAAAATTTCCAAAGAAGAAAAAGAAGGAAGAACCTTCACCGTGATCAGAAAATTAACCGGTGACCAGGTTGTACTGGAACTAAGCAGAATGCTCACCGGAGATCAGGTTTCGGAAGTAACTTTATCCCAGGCCAAAGAATTGCTGAAAATGGGAAATGACGGTAATGATATGCTACAAATATAATTCAATTAACATCTTTGATTTTAAGTGCCAATTGGGGCACTTTTTTATTTGCTGCGAAAAATTACTTAATAATCAAAAAGTGTAATCGGATATGGCTTTGAGCCATCTGGCAACAAAAACCTCACCTTGATGTTCTATTGAAGAGGATAAAAGAAAAATGAAAAGGTTAACTTAAGTTTAGCCAGGATATCAAATCAAATCAACGTGAGGAGTGATCAAAATGCCCCCCCAGCCACGCATCCTTCAAAAAGTTCTGCTGCTCATTATTATTTTCAGTACTTCATTTACTACCGCTTTTTATTCGTATTTTTTACTGCCCAGTGAACAAAAGCTTTCTGTAGGTGATGCCCTTAATCTGCCCCAGCTGCTGACCCCAGGAATTGATCATCATTTAAGTGTATATGTGGAAAGCAATAAAAACAATGTTCTTAAAATTAATGGTTACCCGGTTACGCAAAAAATATACAAATATAATGGTGAGCAGGCAGTAGTGACAGAGCCTGGGCAATTAAATCTGAGTTTAAAATTATTTGGCGTCATCCCCATTAAGAACATGATGGTTGATGTCCTGCCTGAGATTGAAGTGATCCCCGGCGGACATTCTGTAGGTGTTATGCTGCAAACCGAGGGTATTATGGCGGTAGGACATGCACCTGTTTATCGGAATGACGGAACCTATGCATATCCCGCCAAAGAAGCCGGTATTGAGTTAGGAGATAATATTTTAGCAATTAACGACAGCAAAATCAAAAATGAAAAAAATGCTGCTGAATTAATTCATCAATTCGGAGCAAAAGGAACATTGAAATTATTAGTGAGAAGAGATGGTAAAGAAAAAATAATTTCCGTTGAGCCGGAGTTTTGCCAGGACACGAAAACGTATCGCATTGGTCTTTATATCAGAGATAATGCCGCCGGGGTTGGTACGATCACCTTTTATGAGCCTAAAGGCAAAAAATATGGTGCTCTAGGTCACATGATTGCTGATTTGGATACCGTTGATCAAGCGGAAAAGGGCCGCATTGTGAAAGCGGACATTCAGGGCATTAAGCCGGGAAAAAAGGGCGATCCTGGGGAAAAAATCGGCCTCTTTGATGGCAAAGAATTAGAAGGAAATATAGAGATTAATTCTAATTTTGGGATATTTGGAAAATTAGAAGAACCCTTGGTTAATCCTTTCTTCAAAAACGGCATTTCCATTGCATTATCCAATCAAATATCCGAAGGCCCTGCTGAAATAATTACCGTCATTGCAGGAGACAAACTGGAAAAATTCGACATTGAGATTGAACGTGTCTTGCCTCAGCATCAACCTACAGGTAAAGGATTAATCATTCAGATTACAGATCCCAAGCTTTTGAAAGCGACAGGCGGAATTATCCAGGGTATGAGCGGCAGCCCCATCATACAGGGGGGAAAACTGGTCGGTGCCGTAACTCATGTCTTCGTCAATGACCCCACCAAAGGATATGGCTGCCTGGCGGAATGGATGATTTTAGAAGCAGGAATTGTTCATAAAGAAGCAGCATCCTTCCCGGAGATTATGACGAAATCTCCGGTTTTTATGTTTAATTTGTAAGAATAAAAACACTATTTCAAAAGTGTGTTTGGGAGGAATACCATCTTAAGCTGTCGAACAATAAACAATGGAAAAAATAAACATAGAAAAATATATGTTTTGAAGGCGGGGTAATTATTATGGAAGAGAAAGTTAAAATTTTAATCGCTGATGATAATCGGGATTTTTGCGAAATTATGAAAGATTATCTTCAAAACCAAGATGATTTTCAATTGTGCGGAATAGCTTATAATGGTCTTGAAGCCTTGGAATTGGTGGAACAGACAGAACCTGATGTTTTGATTTTGGATATCATCATGCCCCATTTGGACGGCATCGGAGTGTTGGAAAAACTGGACTATCTTTCAATTCACGGAAGACCAAAAGTCATTATCCTTTCTGCTCTGGGACATGAATTAACGACCCAAAGAGCAGTGCAATTAGGTGCAGATTATTATGTCCTGAAACCTTTCGATCTGGAGGTGCTGGGTAATCGGGTACGCCAACTAGCATGGGGAAAAGCAAGCGCTCCGGCACCCTCCTTACCTGTTAAAGCCAAAAATTTGGATGCGGAGGTAACCAATATCATCCATCAGATGGGCGTTCCGGCTCATATTAAAGGCTATCAATATCTGAGAGATGCGATTTTAATGGTCATTGATGAAGTTAGTCTTTTAGGAGCCATTACCAAAGAATTATATCCAATGATTGGCGAAAAATATAATACCACGGCCAGCCGGGTAGAGAGAGCAATCCGTCATGCCATTGAACTGGCCTGGGATCGTGGCAATGTGGAAATGATGAACAAATTTTTTGGTTATACCATTAACGTTGACCGGGGCAAACCCACCAATTCGGAGTTTATTGCCATGGTGGCAGATAAATTAAGAATTTCACAGAAGCTGGCTTAGTTTATTTATTCAAATACATATAATCTATTCGT
This window harbors:
- a CDS encoding NAD(+)/NADH kinase; protein product: MKSVGLVVNMTKKNASHVAGQIVTWLQEHNISAYEHESQYCSISKDVLAETAQKFNGLDAVIVLGGDGTLLNSARLVAPHQIPILGINMGNMGFLTEVDLEHLFESLERLVKGEYSLEERMMLHCELKRSDKIIQEFIALNDVVVAKGSFSRMILLDAFVNDQYLDTYSADGIIVSTPTGSTAYSLSAGGPIVFPEIELMLMTPICPHTLFSRPMVIGANNQIHLVLNTDSEDVMLTIDGQNGYRLEQGDEVIVQKSPLHTRLVRLNSKSFADVLRAKLRESGGYHKEPNC
- a CDS encoding class I SAM-dependent methyltransferase, giving the protein MVIIKNQTVKSAVEWSHQFLAQVLGPGSLVIDATAGNGRDTLFLAGLVGRSGKVYAFDIQEEAIMKTRKLLDDAGMEKQVCLFHQSHERMDEVIGEKVDAILFNLGYLPGGDTRIITTAGTTLGALKKAALLLKDYGLLVLVVYWGHPGGPAERDAVEGWAADLSPKEWDVMKISFPNHHLAPFVMIMQKKSGEASIQ
- the argR gene encoding arginine repressor, with translation MKAARQRKIQEIIEHENIETQGELTEKLKELGFSVTQATVSRDIKELGFLKVPTGLNSGKYSIHRQAPNLHILERTRRLFRDSITDMDFSENIIVLHTLPGAAQAIGSCVDHLDWQEIIGSVAGDDTVIVVIKPQDQVGAILKKLQALLD
- the recN gene encoding DNA repair protein RecN, whose protein sequence is MLKELYVENFGLIEQSTIHFLPGFNVLTGETGAGKSLIVDALGLIIGGRGSQDFIRSGADKLVLQGTFEGSFSQDLKNLLLEAGFSWEDDTLIIMRELARSGKNTCRINCRTVPLSFMKEVGKKLVNIHGQHEHVSLLEEETQLLLLDHYGGQEVLSWKEKAGAAYARIKDLRRQKEKWQAKTAGAAQKEDDLKFLMAEIEQADLTLGEDEQLEKERKMLQHSEKISMDSKMAYEKLYGGREKGAGDLINESVQLFQEIALLDEQAAGIFEKLNDLNFTLEDLVREIADYAGNVYSNPERLDEIELRLLLINKLKKKYGATIQDILTYYREAEEELAALAEEETDFKEIDASLHQAEESYQHICSHLSQLRHEAGQALSQAVTEELHQLHMKSAQFSVFVTEADDGRTGKDKVAFLVSPNVGEEMKPVIKIASGGELSRIMLGLKVILSQLDQIPTLIFDEIDSGLGEKQFIMWRKS
- the spoIVB gene encoding SpoIVB peptidase, coding for MPPQPRILQKVLLLIIIFSTSFTTAFYSYFLLPSEQKLSVGDALNLPQLLTPGIDHHLSVYVESNKNNVLKINGYPVTQKIYKYNGEQAVVTEPGQLNLSLKLFGVIPIKNMMVDVLPEIEVIPGGHSVGVMLQTEGIMAVGHAPVYRNDGTYAYPAKEAGIELGDNILAINDSKIKNEKNAAELIHQFGAKGTLKLLVRRDGKEKIISVEPEFCQDTKTYRIGLYIRDNAAGVGTITFYEPKGKKYGALGHMIADLDTVDQAEKGRIVKADIQGIKPGKKGDPGEKIGLFDGKELEGNIEINSNFGIFGKLEEPLVNPFFKNGISIALSNQISEGPAEIITVIAGDKLEKFDIEIERVLPQHQPTGKGLIIQITDPKLLKATGGIIQGMSGSPIIQGGKLVGAVTHVFVNDPTKGYGCLAEWMILEAGIVHKEAASFPEIMTKSPVFMFNL
- the spo0A gene encoding sporulation transcription factor Spo0A translates to MEEKVKILIADDNRDFCEIMKDYLQNQDDFQLCGIAYNGLEALELVEQTEPDVLILDIIMPHLDGIGVLEKLDYLSIHGRPKVIILSALGHELTTQRAVQLGADYYVLKPFDLEVLGNRVRQLAWGKASAPAPSLPVKAKNLDAEVTNIIHQMGVPAHIKGYQYLRDAILMVIDEVSLLGAITKELYPMIGEKYNTTASRVERAIRHAIELAWDRGNVEMMNKFFGYTINVDRGKPTNSEFIAMVADKLRISQKLA